A stretch of Parvimonas micra DNA encodes these proteins:
- the accC gene encoding acetyl-CoA carboxylase biotin carboxylase subunit → MIRKLLVANRGEIAVRIIRTCKEMGITSVAVYSVGDKDALHVNLADEAICIGPDNPLQSYLNMNNIIQAACSSGCDAIHPGFGFLSENPKFAKLVEECGLIFVGPNHELISMLGDKNEARLQMENIGVPVIPGTKNVIENVDEGLLEAEKIGYPVIIKASSGGGGKGMRIVWDSSDFTENFNTAKSEAKISFNDDRVYIEKYIELPKHIEVQILGDMFGNIIHLYERDCSMQRKNQKILEEAPCHVLDKKIREKLITDAVKICKHLKYYSAGTIEFLVDKSGNYYFMEMNTRIQVEHPITEMITGVDIVRQQIRVASGLKLNIKQKDIKIKGYSIECRITAEDTKNNFAPSPGKIEFLNLPCGNGVRIETAVYNGYTIPPFYDSMIMKVIAYAPTRLACIKKMRVALEELFVDGISTNIEFQYLLLHSPNFINGRYDTGYVAKYIKELSENAEYI, encoded by the coding sequence ATGATTAGAAAGTTACTAGTTGCTAATCGTGGTGAGATAGCAGTAAGAATAATAAGAACTTGCAAAGAAATGGGCATAACATCTGTTGCAGTTTATTCAGTTGGAGATAAGGACGCACTACATGTTAATTTGGCAGATGAAGCAATATGTATAGGTCCTGATAATCCTTTACAATCATATCTTAATATGAATAATATTATTCAAGCTGCTTGTAGTAGCGGATGTGATGCAATTCATCCTGGATTTGGATTTTTAAGTGAGAACCCTAAATTTGCAAAATTAGTTGAAGAATGTGGTTTAATTTTTGTAGGGCCTAATCATGAATTGATAAGTATGTTAGGGGATAAAAATGAAGCCAGATTACAAATGGAAAATATTGGAGTTCCAGTTATTCCTGGAACTAAAAATGTCATTGAAAATGTTGACGAAGGACTTTTAGAAGCAGAAAAAATTGGCTATCCAGTTATCATCAAAGCCTCTAGTGGTGGTGGAGGTAAAGGAATGAGAATAGTTTGGGATAGTTCAGATTTTACTGAAAATTTTAATACCGCAAAATCTGAGGCAAAAATTAGTTTTAATGATGATAGAGTTTATATTGAAAAATATATTGAATTACCAAAACATATTGAAGTACAAATTTTAGGGGATATGTTTGGAAATATAATTCATCTATATGAACGTGATTGTTCAATGCAAAGGAAAAATCAAAAAATTTTGGAAGAGGCGCCTTGTCATGTTCTTGATAAAAAAATTCGAGAAAAGTTGATTACAGACGCTGTTAAAATTTGTAAGCATTTAAAATATTATTCAGCTGGAACTATTGAGTTTTTAGTTGATAAGTCAGGCAATTATTATTTTATGGAAATGAACACCAGAATTCAAGTAGAACATCCTATTACAGAGATGATTACGGGAGTTGATATAGTAAGGCAACAAATACGTGTTGCATCAGGATTAAAGCTAAATATCAAGCAAAAGGATATAAAAATCAAAGGATATTCTATTGAATGTAGGATAACTGCTGAAGATACTAAGAATAATTTTGCACCTTCTCCAGGTAAGATTGAATTTTTGAATTTACCTTGTGGGAATGGAGTTCGTATTGAAACTGCAGTTTATAATGGTTATACAATTCCACCTTTTTATGATTCTATGATTATGAAGGTGATAGCTTATGCTCCTACAAGATTAGCTTGCATTAAGAAGATGAGAGTTGCTCTTGAGGAATTATTTGTTGATGGAATAAGTACAAATATAGAGTTTCAATATTTGTTATTACACAGTCCAAATTTTATTAATGGGAGATATGATACTGGATATGTTGCAAAATATATAAAGGAGTTAAGTGAAAATGCAGAATATATTTAA
- the accD gene encoding acetyl-CoA carboxylase, carboxyltransferase subunit beta, with the protein MQNIFNTRKNKISKLKIYRKNNTTFLPKEIPDDLFKACPNCNENITNEEWESNLYVCSKCGHHLRIGAPERIRELCDINSFDEFDAEITTFNEENFYQYDEKLEKAKANSGINEAVVCGIGEISGKKVVICAMDSNFMMGSMGKVVGEKITRSIEYATLKKLPLIIATASGGARMQEGIISLMQMAKTSSALKKHNDKGLLYITILTDPTTGGVSASFAMLGDIIIAEPNALIGFAGKRVIEKTINESLPEEFQRSEFLLKKGFVDFIVSRNKLKDTIHKLLILHGVK; encoded by the coding sequence ATGCAGAATATATTTAATACTAGAAAAAATAAAATAAGTAAACTTAAAATTTATAGAAAAAATAATACTACATTTTTACCAAAGGAAATTCCTGATGATCTTTTCAAAGCTTGTCCAAATTGTAATGAGAATATCACTAATGAAGAGTGGGAGTCCAATTTATATGTTTGTAGTAAATGTGGACATCATTTGAGAATAGGTGCACCAGAGAGAATTAGAGAGCTTTGTGATATTAACTCCTTTGATGAATTTGATGCTGAAATTACTACCTTTAATGAAGAAAATTTTTATCAATATGATGAAAAGCTTGAAAAAGCTAAAGCAAATAGCGGAATAAATGAGGCTGTGGTTTGTGGAATTGGAGAAATTTCAGGAAAAAAAGTCGTTATTTGTGCTATGGATAGTAATTTTATGATGGGAAGCATGGGAAAAGTTGTAGGAGAAAAGATTACACGTTCAATTGAATATGCGACATTAAAAAAATTACCTTTAATCATAGCAACTGCAAGTGGTGGTGCCAGAATGCAAGAGGGAATTATTTCTTTAATGCAAATGGCAAAGACGAGTTCGGCTTTGAAAAAACATAATGATAAAGGCTTATTATATATAACTATTTTAACAGATCCAACTACAGGAGGAGTGAGTGCCAGTTTTGCAATGCTAGGAGATATAATTATTGCGGAACCCAATGCTCTTATCGGATTTGCAGGAAAGAGAGTTATTGAAAAAACTATAAATGAAAGTTTGCCTGAAGAGTTTCAAAGAAGTGAATTTTTATTAAAAAAAGGCTTTGTAGATTTTATAGTAAGTAGAAATAAATTAAAAGATACAATACATAAACTTTTAATTTTACATGGAGTAAAGTAA
- a CDS encoding acetyl-CoA carboxylase carboxyltransferase subunit alpha — MEYKDYELLIRDLIDKKNNAIDEKEKEIIRNKIRKICYEANQNLTSWDRVCIARNKSHPKAEDYIKRLFSNFIELHGDRYYGDDKAIISGIGIFHDIPVTIIAQAKGKTTEENIERNFGMSNPEGYRKAIRLAKQAEKFNRPIITFVDTAGAYPGKDAEERGQAEAIAKCLYEFSTIETPIICVVIGEGGSGGALALSIGDSIIMLENSIYSILSPEGFSSILWKDETKCKEASEMMKLTASDLKDKNIVDEIIREPFGGAQNNFSEVIKLLDECIYKKIKELRKVSKSSLLSNRYKKYRNIGVY, encoded by the coding sequence ATGGAATATAAAGATTATGAACTATTAATAAGGGATCTTATAGATAAAAAGAATAATGCAATAGATGAAAAAGAAAAAGAAATTATAAGAAATAAAATAAGAAAAATCTGTTATGAAGCAAATCAAAATTTAACTTCATGGGATAGAGTTTGTATTGCAAGAAATAAATCACATCCTAAAGCAGAAGATTATATAAAAAGATTATTTTCAAATTTCATTGAATTGCATGGAGATCGCTATTATGGAGATGATAAGGCTATAATATCAGGAATCGGAATATTTCATGACATTCCAGTTACTATAATAGCACAAGCAAAGGGAAAGACTACAGAAGAAAATATTGAAAGAAACTTTGGAATGAGTAATCCAGAAGGATATCGCAAAGCGATTAGACTTGCAAAACAGGCTGAAAAATTTAACAGACCAATAATAACTTTTGTTGATACTGCCGGAGCTTATCCCGGAAAAGACGCCGAAGAAAGAGGGCAAGCAGAGGCAATTGCTAAATGTCTATATGAATTTTCAACAATTGAAACACCTATAATCTGTGTTGTAATTGGAGAAGGTGGAAGTGGTGGAGCTCTTGCTTTAAGTATTGGAGATAGCATTATAATGCTTGAAAATTCAATTTATTCGATTTTATCACCTGAAGGCTTTTCATCAATTTTATGGAAAGATGAAACGAAATGCAAAGAAGCTAGTGAAATGATGAAACTTACAGCTTCAGACCTTAAAGATAAAAATATAGTTGATGAAATAATAAGAGAACCTTTTGGTGGAGCACAAAATAATTTTTCCGAAGTGATAAAACTTTTAGATGAATGTATCTATAAAAAAATCAAAGAATTGAGAAAAGTTAGTAAAAGTAGTTTACTTTCTAATAGATATAAAAAATATAGGAATATTGGAGTTTATTAA
- a CDS encoding beta-ketoacyl-ACP synthase III has product MKILGFGKAVPRKIVTNDDLSKFVETSDEWIFQRTGIRERRISDENTSELAYRSAVDAIKNSNIDKNEIDLIVCATMTPDNFTPSVACMVQEKLGLGDNVTAFDVNAACTGFVYALKIVASMLNTYHKKALIIGCETLSKIINFEDRNTCVLFGDGAGAIVVEKDEKNEEFYTCSLGNDKDLIAENVEMNFEMKNKVLKSGFLKMDGKEVFKFAINVVEKSINKILDMNNLRIEDINLIIPHQANQRIINNVAKKFNISNDKFFVNLEKYGNTSAASIPMALCEAFESKKITKGDKVILVGFGGGLTWGSTIIEI; this is encoded by the coding sequence ATGAAAATTTTAGGTTTTGGGAAAGCTGTTCCTAGAAAAATTGTTACAAATGATGATCTTTCAAAATTTGTAGAAACAAGTGATGAGTGGATTTTTCAGAGAACAGGAATAAGAGAACGTAGAATTTCTGATGAAAACACAAGTGAATTGGCATATAGATCAGCTGTTGATGCGATAAAAAATTCAAATATTGATAAAAATGAAATCGACCTAATTGTTTGCGCAACAATGACTCCTGATAATTTTACTCCATCAGTAGCATGTATGGTACAAGAAAAGTTAGGACTTGGGGATAATGTTACTGCATTTGATGTAAATGCTGCATGTACAGGTTTTGTATATGCCTTAAAAATTGTAGCTTCTATGCTTAATACATATCATAAAAAAGCATTAATAATAGGCTGTGAAACACTTAGTAAAATAATAAATTTTGAAGATAGAAATACATGTGTTTTGTTTGGAGATGGAGCCGGAGCAATTGTTGTAGAAAAAGACGAGAAAAATGAGGAATTTTACACTTGTAGTTTAGGAAATGACAAAGATCTCATTGCTGAAAATGTAGAAATGAATTTTGAAATGAAAAACAAAGTTCTTAAATCTGGCTTTTTAAAGATGGATGGTAAAGAAGTATTTAAATTTGCTATAAATGTTGTAGAAAAATCTATAAATAAAATTTTAGATATGAATAATTTAAGAATTGAAGATATTAATTTGATTATTCCACATCAAGCAAATCAGAGAATAATAAATAATGTTGCTAAAAAATTTAATATAAGTAATGATAAGTTTTTTGTTAATTTAGAAAAATACGGCAATACAAGTGCTGCAAGTATCCCAATGGCTCTTTGTGAAGCCTTTGAATCAAAAAAAATTACAAAAGGAGATAAAGTAATTTTAGTTGGCTTTGGTGGAGGATTGACTTGGGGTTCTACAATTATTGAAATATAG